A genome region from Pelodiscus sinensis isolate JC-2024 unplaced genomic scaffold, ASM4963464v1 ctg82, whole genome shotgun sequence includes the following:
- the LOC102444743 gene encoding gap junction delta-2 protein-like has translation MGEWTILERLLEAAVQQHSTMIGRILLTVVVIFRILIVAIVGETVYEDEQTMFMCNTLQPGCNQACYDQAFPISHIRYWVFQIILVCTPSLCFITYSVHQAAKQRDRRCSFLYPLLEKDARKGRAANGILVHHPGASAKEEPDCLEVKELPSTPLRPPKSAKAKRQEGISRFYIIQVVFRNALEIGFLAGQYFLYGFHVPALFECGRYPCVKEVECYVSRPTEKTVFLVFMFAVSGICVLLNLAELNHLGWRKIRAAMRGVQARRKSVCEVRKKDLSALAQAPPLGRTQSSESAYV, from the coding sequence gatCCTGCTGACGGTGGTGGTGATCTTCCGGATCCTGATCGTGGCCATCGTGGGCGAGACGGTGTACGAGGACGAGCAGACCATGTTCATGTGCAACACCCTGCAGCCGGGCTGCAACCAGGCCTGCTACGACCAGGCCTTCCCCATCTCCCACATCCGCTACTGGGTCTTCCAGATCATCCTGGTGTGCACGCCCAGCCTGTGCTTCATCACCTACTCCGTGCACCAGGCGGCCAAGCAGCGGGACCGGCGCTGCTCCTTCCTCTACCCGCTGCTGGAGAAGGACGCCCGCAAGGGCCGGGCGGCCAACGGCATCCTGGTGCACCACCCCGGGGCCTCGGCCAAGGAGGAGCCCGACTGCCTGGAGGTGAAGGAGCTGCCCAGCACGCCCCTGCGCCCGCCCAAGAGCGCCAAGGCCAAGCGGCAGGAGGGCATCTCCCGCTTCTACATCATCCAGGTGGTGTTCCGCAACGCGCTGGAGATCGGCTTCCTGGCGGGCCAGTACTTCCTGTACGGCTTCCACGTGCCGGCCCTCTTCGAGTGCGGGCGCTACCCCTGCGTCAAGGAGGTGGAGTGCTACGTCTCCCGGCCCACCGAGAAAACCGTCTTCCTGGTCTTCATGTTCGCCGTCAGCGGGATCTGCGTGCTGCTCAACCTGGCCGAGCTCAACCACCTGGGCTGGCGCAAGATCCGGGCGGCCatgcggggggtgcaggctcgCCGCAAGTCCGTGTGCGAGGTGCGCAAGAAGGACCTATCCGCCCTGGCCCAGGCGCCGCCCCTGGGGCGCACCCAGTCCAGCGAGTCGGCCTACGTCTGA